A portion of the Anoplopoma fimbria isolate UVic2021 breed Golden Eagle Sablefish chromosome 15, Afim_UVic_2022, whole genome shotgun sequence genome contains these proteins:
- the zbtb24 gene encoding zinc finger and BTB domain-containing protein 24, whose translation MSQDATDSTSKHMALHSDSHKQSILSKFDKLRKSDLLCDITLVVEDVHYKAHKALLAASSEYFSLMFTAEDQIGQSTYQLNGMAAKMFAAVLDFIYSAQVSVEQSATEQLLATARLMEVNDLVKVLTQLSHSTAASRSEEVKVDSAVVPDLLKCKRGRPKKNVHGAELDGGSVTCDSSEEGLAGNMDHDDIVKESHTKKDADCNLGTNQSRKSKRKIRPPVKYKSYKVGIDPAGGEEPVKRGRKRKYPNTEPRCEDCGKVFKNHLFLKIHQRTHTGEKPFRCLVCAKSFTQKHTLLVHQRMHTGEKPFVCTVCSKALSTKHALQEHMNLHEGGKSFSCENCGKTFTQKRQLKSHYRVHTGQSLPECAQCHHKFMDTAQLKKHLRTHTGEKPFTCEICGKCFTAKSTLQTHIRIHRGDKPYDCNICNKSFSDPSARRRHVASHSGNKPFTCSFCSLSFTRLDNLKTHTKSHNKERGATTEASSDAAVEVADAAAPPEEVRSILQLQQYQLPPSSEQEIQLVVTGDVDDIDFVPGQNQEISIITTEGETADSAHSRLTLLTQSSHQNVALVTQGGVVEQSPHIQTLSVLEGQMTHQPEQMHVITLSKEAMEHLQAHHGPPQPLQMAQRPVQQLQVMHQPIQGQLSREQHSQAIHISSQSSQPISISQTSEQISSHHIQGQTFQIQAGTVSYLYTTGLQQES comes from the exons atgTCCCAGGATGCAACAGACAGTACCTCAAAACACATGGCCCTTCATTCAGATTCACATAAGCAGAGCATCCTGAGCAAATTTGACAAGCTCAGGAAAAGCGACCTGCTGTGTGACATCACTCTAGTTGTGGAAGACGTGCACTACAAGGCCCACAAAGCCCTGCTGGCAGCAAGCAGCGAGTACTTTTCCCTCATGTTCACGGCAGAAGATCAGATCGGTCAGTCGACCTACCAGCTGAATGGCATGGCGGCTAAGATGTTTGCAGCGGTGCTTGATTTCATCTACAGCGCCCAGGTGTCGGTGGAGCAGAGCGCCACAGAGCAGCTTCTGGCCACGGCTCGTCTCATGGAGGTCAACGACCTTGTCAAGGTGCTCACTCAACTCTCACACTCTACTGCAGCGAGTAGAAGTGAGGAGGTAAAGGTTGACAGTGCTGTTGTGCCAGATCTGTTGAAATGCAAAAGAGGACGGccaaagaaaaatgtgcatGGAGCAGAGTTGGATGGGGGAAGTGTGACATGTGACAGCTCAGAGGAGGGGTTGGCTGGAAATATGGACCATGATGATATAGTGAAGGAGTCACATACTAAAAAGGATGCAGATTGCAATTTAGGAACCAACCAGAGCAGGAAGAGCAAACGCAAAATCAGGCCACCAGTGAAATACAAGAGCTACAAGGTGGGCATCGACCCAGCGGGGGGTGAAGAGCCTGTGAAGAGAGGCAGGAAGAGGAAATACCCAAACACTGAGCCCCGATGTGAGGACTGTGGCAAGGTGTTCAAAAACCACCTCTTTTTAAAGATCCACCAGAGGACTCATACAG GAGAGAAGCCTTTTCGGTGCCTGGTTTGTGCAAAGAGTTTTACCCAGAAGCACACTCTGCTGGTTCACCAGCGCATGCACACCGGAGAAAAGCCGTTCGTGTGTACCGTGTGCTCCAAAGCGCTGTCCACCAAACACGCTCTGCAGGAGCACATGAACCTCCATGAAG GAGGCAAATCTTTTAGCTGTGAGAATTGTGGGAAGACCTTCACTCAGAAGAGGCAACTTAAAAGCCATTACCGAGTTCATACAG gcCAATCTTTACCAGAATGTGCTCAGTGTCATCACAAGTTCATGGACACGGCTCAGCTGAAAAAGCACCTGAGAACTCATACAG GTGAGAAGCCGTTCACCTGTGAGATCTGTGGGAAGTGTTTTACAGCCAAGAGCACTCTGCAGACTCATATCAGAATTCACAG AGGAGACAAGCCGTACGACTGCAACATCTGCAACAAATCATTCTCGGACCCCAGCGCGAGACGACGACACGTCGCCTCTCACTCGGGGAATAAACCGTTCACGTGCTCCTTCTGCAGCCTCTCGTTTACGCGCCTGGacaatctgaaaacacacaccaaaTCACACAACAAGGAAAGAGGCGCCACAACCGAAGCATCATCGGATGCGGCAGTAGAGGTAGCGGACGCCGCGGCTCCACCAGAGGAAGTACGTAGcatcctgcagctgcagcagtacCAGCTGCCCCCCAGCTCTGAGCAGGAGATCCAGCTGGTGGTGACGGGAGACGTGGACGACATCGACTTTGTGCCGGGTCAGAACCAGGAGATCAGCATCATCACCACAGAGGGGGAGACGGCGGACTCGGCCCACTCCAGACTCACCCTCCTCACCCAGTCATCGCACCAGAACGTGGCTCTGGTCACTCAGGGCGGCGTGGTGGAGCAGAGCCCCCACATCCAGACACTCAGTGTGCTGGAGGGCCAGATGACCCACCAGCCTGAGCAGATGCATGTCATCACTCTGAGTAAAGAGGCGATGGAGCACCTGCAGGCCCATCACGGCCCCCCGCAGCCGCTTCAGATGGCGCAGCGACCCgtccagcagctgcaggtgaTGCACCAGCCGATCCAGGGTCAGCTGAGCAGGGAGCAGCACAGCCAGGCCATCCACATCAGCAGCCAGAGCAGCCAGCCCATCTCCATCAGCCAGACCAGTGAGCAGATCTCCAGCCACCACATCCAGGGACAGACGTTCCAGATCCAGGCAGGGACCGTCTCCTACCTGTACACCACCGGGCTGCAGCAGGAGAGCTGA
- the ddo gene encoding D-aspartate oxidase: MKRVRVVVVGAGVVGFSTAVCIAEALPFCSVTLLAERFSPDTTSDGAAGIVVAAKFPDIPLERQKRWFKNSFDHLLAIAQSQHSPEAGVMLSSGWQVFKDVPDEKKPYWSELVIGFRYMTDSELKRFPDHKFGQAFTTVKCECSSYLPWLEKRFRKAGGQVEQRKVNSLQELSSSYDIIVNCSGLGSKLLAGDNQVHPVRGQVLKVEAPWLHHFIRDGDGKTYIYPGIRCVTIGGTRQEGDWRLQVDGGDTRGILERCSALEPSISKAKVLSEWVGLRPSRRNPRVEREVVQLQGRRVPVVHNYGHGSWGVTLAWGTALDALGLVRQCLHEMPLQAKL, encoded by the exons ATGAAAAGGGTCCGTGTTGTGGTGGTGGGAGCGGGTGTGGTTGGCTTCTCCACTGCCGTCTGCATCGCTGAGGCTCTACCTTTCTGCTCCGTGACTCTGCTGGCTGAGAGGTTCAGTCCAGACACCACCAGTGACGGAGCTGCTGGGATCGTGGTTGCTGCAAAGTTTCCTG ATATTCCCTTGGAAAGACAAAAACGCTGGTTCAAGAACAGCTTTGATCACCTGTTGGCCATTGCTCAATCCCAACACTCACCTGAAGCTGGAGTAATGCTGAGCTCAGG CTGGCAAGTTTTCAAGGACGTTCCAGATGAGAAGAAGCCCTACTGGTCGGAGTTGGTGATTGGCTTTCGATACATGACCGACAGTGAACTGAAAAGGTTTCCGGATCATAAGTTCGGACAGGCGTTCACCACCGTAAAATGTGAATGTTCCAGCTACCTGCCGTGGCTCGAGAAGAG GTTCAGAAAAGCTGGAGGTCAAGTGGAACAGAGGAAGGTCAACAGTCTTCAGGAATTAAGCAGCAGCTATGACATCATTGTCAACTGCTCTGGTCTGGGCTCCAAACTGCTGGCGGGTGACAACCAGGTGCACCCCGTCAGAGGGCAGGTCCTCAAGGTGGAGGCCCCCTGGCTGCACCACTTCatcagagatggagatggaaagACCTACATCTACCCGGGGATCCGCTGCGTCACTATAGGCGGCACGAGGCAGGAGGGGGACTGGAGACTACAAGTGGACGGAGGCGACACGAGGGGCATCCTGGAGCGCTGCAGCGCGCTGGAGCCGTCCATCAGCAAAGCCAAAGTCCTCAGCGAGTGGGTCGGTCTGAGGCCGAGCAGGAGGAATCcgagggtggagagggaggTGGTGCAGCTGCAGGGTCGCAGGGTTCCTGTGGTCCACAACTACGGCCACGGAAGCTGGGGGGTCACGCTGGCCTGGGGAACCGCCCTGGACGCTCTGGGGCTGGTGAGGCAGTGCCTTCATGAAATGCCGCTACAAGCTAAACTATGA